The region tgttttacttaCATTTTGCTGGATATGACAAAATTTACTTATAAtatcagtgtttctttttgctgctttaaagctAAGTTTGCAAGCAAAGAATTCAAATTTACCATGAAATTATCGTGAAATAAAGTATGAAAATTTGGTGAATCCAACATATTAATATGCCAAAAAGTTGCAGTGATAAATTTcatcagattttaataaattaaagctgattttttaattaaaacacctctttattacataaaaaaataaaaatattgtctcCGCTTCCATCCAAACAGCATAACCCTCAGACAACACACCTTTTGGAATGATTAGACATGTGTGCAGAGCACAAAGAAACACGAGACATGTTTAGTGAAGATCACGAGCGATTGTGGGGCCTGGTAAAAGCTGGCATGTCTCACGTGGCACCGCTGCGCGCCCTCATTAGGCGcgttctgcagctcagagtggGTCTCGTGGCCATAAAATAAGTGAGCTAGCTCGCTGCTCGAGCAGAGTCTCACCAGCAGGAGCACAAAGAAACTCCACATCACCGCCTCTGCAGCAGATAGGAACGGACAAACCTTCTTTTTATTGGGGAGGGGAGAATCCGTGCGGTTCTTTACGGGTCGGGATTGGTTGACTTTTAACAAGATAAACATTGATTTTTCTGTCCTTCCAAATAATGAGCAATAAGGGCTTTAAAGAAGCACTATAAAACTTGTAGATTTATTATAAGAATTATGTGTTTAGCATCATAAAAACCTGATATCTCCAAAAAATGGGGGAAAACGCATGATTATTATAGCTACTTTCcatcataacaaaataaacatcggacaaataaaataaattatatccTCACTGTGCATTTAGGAGCTTagggaaacatgcaggagataAAACATTATCccctttgctttaaaatgactgtCTGCAGACAAGTTGGATCCTGCGTAATTATCTCTAAACTCATGAACACAAAATTATCTCACTTTctatatcaataaataaatatggtgGTTCCATGCAGGCCCATAAGGGAAAAATATCTATGCACTCTGTTTTCcaacagatttcagctttcCTAACACCGATCCGACGCGTCATAAATAATCGCAGAAAGCTCGCTGGAATAATCCAATTCAAACAAAGCCTCACTCTCACATTTAGGAAAAAGGAAATATGGACGTTTGTATTCGTCTTAAAAAACGTTTAAAGGCAAAGCACACTTGAGGAAGTTTATCCTTTGATGACACTTAAAACCAAGATCAATATTTACCGTCTGGGGTCGTCTCACCTTGCGGGTGTCAGGTGTGGATCGGATGAGCTGCCTCGGCTCTGATCTGAGGGCGATTTGGGAGGGAAATTTAATCTACTATCTGTagactctttatttttaaccttttggtaaattaaataaaactacattaagTCCAAATGATGAAAGATCTATGAGAGACCTTTATTTCAGCACCTAACATGATACATATTCAGAGCACctcatttatttaacattatttattatttatctttgttttgttttctgatcgTCTTAAAAGCCATTggaaagcagtaaaaaaaattatatattttaagttATATGTAAAGGAATTCCCCGTTTGGAGCAGAACTTGTTACAagtgttgtgaaaaaaatagaaatattttttattagaggataaaaaatatgtttgtcaACAAGAAAACACGAACTCTAACTTTCCTTTGGTAATCAGTTTCACTCAAAATAgattaatttctgtaaaattaacgAGCCAAGTTCGTTTCTATCTTTTCATCTCGCTGTTGGTCgtttaaaaaccaaagagaTGCACCTGGACAATATACTACACCTGTCTTATAGCGCCGAGCGAGAAGACTAATGATGAACTTGGAAACTGAAAATGAGGAGCGTACATTCGCTGTTTGTGTTTAGGCTGTTGGGTGATGTGGGCTCTTATTGTGGGGAGTATAAACTGTAAATCCTGGAAAAGGTGCAGAAGCCGTTCaggacagcttttgttttgtcccaCGTGAATAGAAACGTTGGACAAAAGGCGCAAAACAAGGAGCAGCACCAGCAGAACATGACGCACAGCTTGGCCTTCAGGATTCTTTACAGAATCGAAAGTTCTCAGACATTTCTTATAGTTTTTCAAAAGCCATAAACctaaaacaaatttaactttATGAATGTTTCTAGGAATTTGTAAATTAatcaatataaaacaaaaatacaaataagtaTAAAGATAGTATTTGCTCTAAGCAACATGATCTGCGCGCAAACTTGCGAAAATGTCTCTATTTTCTAAAGTTTGTTTCTATGGCAGGTGCTAAAGCAGAATTAGCATTTGTTTATGTCAcgaaacattttttattacttttttcaaaagaatgattcaaaacaaaataaagctcGGAAAcgaaaacatgacaaaataaaacgcAAAAAGTTAGAAAGTGTTGCGtcttttgatttaaattcaaaacaaatgaattaTTGTATGGGAATATAAATATGGTGTTAGTCAACACACCTAATTTATATATCCAAGGATTTCTGCGcgcaaagcattttttttaaaaaatgcacaaaatccAAAAATTCACAGAAGTGTGCTGAGAAAATCATGCAGTCCCTCAGTTGTCCAGATGAGGGGAGTCCTGCAAGTCaagcaaatcagaaaaaaactgagacaGATGAGAAAGTGAAGGAGAGACGGTGACAAAGATTGGAAGAAACAGAAAGATCGTCTGCTATCATCATCAAAATACAGTCTACTCAGCAAGCAGGTGTTTCCTCCGGTGTGTCCCGCACAGGTCACCGTCCTGCTTCATGCAAACGCGTCAACCAGTTATATTCTCAGTTTGTcactaaatcaaataaatatccaagattaaaaaaaaaaaaaccaaaacgaATAAAGCAATGGTGGATCGTGAATGAAGCGGCCTCCTAATCTGATGCCTTCCATCTGTGCTGCTCCATGATCTGTGAGATGGAGAGCAGCAGAAGACAGGGGAGGGAGGCTGGGACAGGGGGTACTGCACCTTGTTACCATCGGGTCGACTGTTAAGTTTTACAAGTAACGTTTTGCGAGCTTATAAACGATAGCTTCTAAACTTGCACAGGAAACTCGGAGAGCATGCTGTGATAATAAGGTTCGTCTCTGGAATCCAGTCGATATCCCATATTTTTAGTCTGCGATCTAACAGAGGGATCGATTACATGAGTCCAGTCCCATCTTTGATGTTccagttaaataaaagaacGACTCAGGCTGGtagtttttaactttctttcgCTCTGATGGATCAATAAGTCTGTTTGTAAAGATTAAATCAAATCTCCTGCTCAGAGTTATGGTCCATTTATAATTTATCCCGAGTAAACAAACTACTAATGTACAATATTCTATTTTTTCATAAACTAGAATAACACACATGGGTCTTAAATGCATGCACTGATGggataaattactttttaaaatgttccaaattgtttttttttttctgtttaccaCAAAAAGCTTATTGATCATGCATATGAAGTTGGTCCAgtgcaaataaaatgaactaattCAAGTCATCTTTCagtacttttctgttttagttgaGAAATTTGGCAACCCCTTTCAGGAAGGTTTATATCTATTTAGCATGATGTATATAATAAGTCTTACCAGAGGGCTGCATGTTGGCTGAGACGTTTCCCTCTCTGTCACTTCCCCCTATGCAAAATAAGCCAGGAGGCTGCGCGGCTCCAAACCGGATGGGGGTTGTATTGGCTGACGGCGTCTCCAGCGGGGGGACGACCAATGAGAAGCCGAGGAGCGGTTCGGATATAACAGCGGAGACTGACCTGGAGGACGCGTCAAATTAATTCCAGCAGACTGCGGACTCCCCGGGACAACTCCAATTTGCATTTATCGGATGAAGATCACGTTGCCATTGTGCGCAGCAGTCACTCGCCTCCAGATAATAAGAAGGGGTGCCCGCTGCAGTCGGACGACTCTGAGAGAGggtcactttttgttttctggcttCTGGGGGCTCATGCCTCTCGGCTCCCCCTTCCTTCTCTTGCGTCGTTATTTTGGAGGGACATCTTTATTTGCCAGCATCTCGAACCGTACAAGCAAATGGGTAAGCCGCGAACGTGTGTGCATGCTTCAGTGGAAAAGGAGAAAAGcgcattttactttaaagatcACATAGAGAAAGATTTGtgttaaatgattttaagattttttttcctcccactgcTACAGAGCAGGAATGAGTGCCTGTTTGGAGCTTTAAATGGAACCACACCACCAATTAGACGGCGAGCTTTTCTTTGAAGGGCTCTCTGATGTCTATTCGTCATGCTCGCCATATTTAATAGTGTTTTTGTGCGCTTTGGAGGGTAAAGCCTGCTTAACAGTCTTGCACGCTTTCGTGCAGTTGTAAAACGCACGCAGGCCTACTGAGCAGATTTCTGTGGGCATGAACTCAGTCTGAGCTGTAAATTACTGTCGCTGCTTCACGCCAGCGCGCGGGCATTTCATAAATTGGATTGTTTAACACAATTGATTTATGTGCAAATCCATCCCAACAAGAGAATGTGATTATTTGTTCAGGCAAACTCGCCCCCAGGAGGTAAAACGGGTCATCTCTATGTGTCCTTTCCCCTTGCAGAGCAAACCTATGGAGAGGTGAACCAACTTGGCGGTGTGTTCGTCAACGGGCGGCCCCTGCCCAACGCCATAAGGTTGAGAATCGTGGAGCTGGCCCAGATCGGGATCAGACCATGCGACATAAGCCGGCAGCTCCGAGTCTCCCACGGCTGCGTCAGCAAGATCCTGGCCAGATACAACGAGACGGGCTCCATTTTGCCCGGTGCCATCGGTGGGAGCAAGCCGCGCGTCACGACGCCAAACGTGGTGAAAAACATCAGGGAATACAAACAGAGCGACCCCGGGATCTTTGCCTGGGAGATCAGGGACAGGCTTTTGGCCGACGGGGTGTGTGACAAGTACAACGTGCCGTCTGTGAGCTCGATCAGCAGGATTTTACGCAACAAGATCGGGAATCTCTCCCAGCCCAGCCAGTACGAGAGCAGCAAGCAAGCCTCCGCACAGGCCGGGCTCTCCTACAACCACATATACCCGTACTCCTACCCAAACACCATGTCTCCGACGGGCACTAAGATGGGCAGCCCCCCCGGAGTGCCGGTGACGGCTGGACATGTGAGCATATCCAGGGCTTGGCCTTCTCCACACACCGTCAACAACATCCTGGGATTACGGGCCTTCATGGATCCCACAGGTGAGGAAAAACTCTTCTCCAATACGAGTCTAATTAAcccaaacagctgcaggttACTGATTCATTCTGCATGATTGATCATCATTTCACTCCTTCAGTTCTGTTCTGGCAACAGGCTGGACAAATTGTCTGTTAAAAGCGGCACCGTCTGCCATTTTATCATTCAGCCAGAACGCAGTAAGGCCACTCTCAATAAGCCTTTTCATGGCATGATGCATTTGCAAACACTTCGCTCACCTGCTATATCCAACCTTAAATAGTCACTACACgcattttcccctttttcttctATGTTCATCCACCGTTAAGTCCCGCCGTCTGAGTGGATTTTCTGCCAAGTTGTTCAGTATTATTTATGTAACATCtggatggaaaaaagaaaactgttttctgcttgAAAGAGCTCTGAGATTATTGGTTTGTTTAGGAAAATTTAGGATTGTAAATGTGGGACTTTACAATTaggaatgattttattttttattctttgatcagagaatatttttatatgaagctgttattttcttaaattttaaatattttgttggttttcaaattaaataaattatcacagtcataaaaacacttttaccctttaaacataaaatcaatacatttgTATTATTATCCCACCATTTTAGAGAGGCTTGcaatttataaatttatttttttgatataTAACAAGcgtaaatgttaaaaatatattttaaatgaacattttgacaATTATTGAAAATGCTACCTGTCTTCCATTTATCATTAGTGTTATTatctttgctcattttatttatttttaataagtttgACTTTCCCTGTCATTTTCAATTCAGCAATTGCTGGGGCGGAGGGATATCCACCAAAAATGGAGGAGTGGAGTAGCGTAAACAGAGCAGCTTTCCCTGCGCCTCACGCGGTCAACGGGATTGACAAATCAGCCATTGACGCCGACATCAAATATGCTcaggtaaaaggaaaaaaacagaaaggaaattatttttcattttaagactAAACGTGTGTGCACACTTTGCTTTCCTGTGTTCATTCCAAAgagtattatttgtttttaaaaatgtttagaaataaatattGAAAGGTTAATTATTGCTCTTGttaaaaacacttctttttccTCAAATGAGAGTCAATTAAAGAGTCCAGTGGCAGtcataaaattatattatatatatatatatatatatatatatatatatatatatatatatatatatatatatatatatatatatatatatatattaacgtAGCCAACAGTGGGAGCTATTTTGGTGTATTTATAGTTTAGAAGTGTCCAACTCATTTGCTTTTTAGGCCAAATGTCACCGTGTTAATgaagtttctgttcattttcccACGTCTTATCTGCTCTCCTGCTGCAGCCTTCCTCCACATTGTCCAGTTACGTCTCCGCGTGCGCGTACTCCCCAAGCAACCAGTACGGGGTGTACAGTGGCCCAGCGGGGGGGTATGTGGCCCCGGGCCACCACCACTGGCAGCCTCAGAGCCCGGCTCTGTCCCACCCGGGCAGCGGGATGAACATGCACGCGGGGGAGATCCACTCACCCATGGCCTTCAAGCACCAAATCCGAGAaggtattattattatcatcattattatttctaataagttttctttttctttttttcttttcttttgtcaaacCCGTTTTACGCACGAGAATTTAAAGACATTGCGTGGAAATAATGGAGTTTTTCCAGTTAATAACATATTTGAATAATTCTGGTCTAAAATGTGGATGCATATTTACATGTATGTATTCGTTTCGTGGCGTAAATCTTAATGTTTGCATGATTTCTTGCTTCCAGGAGACAGAAAACCCCCCAGCCCCctgagcaaacagcagcagcagcatgaagaCTTGAACAGTGTGCACGGACTCAGTCTCACTACCTCATCCTCCTAACCGGGACTTATCACACCTTAATAACCagacacatttaacagaacTCATTTCAACAGCTCCAACAGTAAGTGTGATCAACTAACAGCTGCTCTGGGAGTCAAACACGGGCTGCTCCATCTCAGATCTGTCGGTCTCCATGGCCGTCTGAATGTAAGCTGGTTTCCCCCCCACACAGGTGgatcatttgtttgcttttgttgtgaaaataaTTCATGTTGTTAACTAGAAAGGGCTGcgagattttttaaaaaataaaataaaataaaataaaaaacagggtttttttttgtttttgtaaatccgctcaatgttttattataaaaaaaaaaacccagataaTTCGCCTTTTATTGTATAATCTGAATTTGTGGCCAAGATCTGCGCGAACAAAAAGTTATAAattgtcaaaatgtaaaaaaaatgttatatatatgccaaagctttaattatatatttttataatttccttgtaaatattcaaaaataaaggCTGTGTTTGATGCCATGTGTTGTTCCAGCTTCATTGATCCAAATGGCACCAAGAGGTTCTGATTGAATCCGAGAAAAGAGGGTTTTTAGTTTTACTCAGGAgaaatttgtttatatttatacgTGCTTTTGATAATCTTGGATTCTTAAATACGGACTTCGGCCGTctcagctgaaggaggctcagttttgctttaaatggatCTTTTTCAAGTCGAGAAACAGCTCTCTTCATGTGAAAGCATTTCTTATTTGAGCCCTAATGTCGATAACGATTAGTCGAGCATTTAGTGGGAAACGTAATTTTGTTTACTCAGCCATGGAGCTCTCCACAGGCTGGGCGTCTCTGCTGATGCTATCTGGGCTGTAATTGATCCCCGCCGTGATGGGGATCTGCGCGCTGATCGTACACCTTGATCAACAGGAGAGCAGGTAACAGTCAGGACTCAGGGATACTTTATCCTGCTCTGAAACCGCCGGGATTTTCCCATCCAGGCCCACATCTATAGGCTCTGCCCTCCATGGCGCTCTGTAAACTGTTTATTCCTGTGGCCTGGTTGTGCAGCTAACAGACTTCTCGCAGCTCTGCTTCACAGGTTCAACTGGGTTTTACTCAGTCATACATATATTCTACTCATCTAACCcaatttaaaagcatttttaatgCTAATCCACTGCATATGTCTTAATTTGATTGGCCTCTGTAAGCTGAAAAGCACCACGTCTCCTTATGATAAAAGGTCACACAAGATGTactcatttttaactttatgacATAGTTTTTTAGTGCAGACTTTTTACAAAAATCTAGTATGTCCAAAATATTATTTGAACAAGTTTTATGTAACCTACAAGCGacatttcatgaaaaaataAGTTATGTGAGTTGTTTATTACCTAACAAGAGAATTGGAGTCttgattcttttgtttcagttgttcaattaattaatcaaatattagtagaatataaataataatagaaattATTTAGAAATGGTAGAAAttgtttttgcttaattttCTGTGCAAAGTTTGCATTGTTCAGCCTCTTGAAGCAGGATGGTGAGGCTGATGACAGACCAGGGTTAGTTCTGGCTGAGTAAGAGCAGCTTTCTCTGTTGGGTTTTAACTGCATATTAACATATTTTAGATTGTATATATGCATTTGACAAACTCTGTcactttaatacatttttagcttttaactgaaATGTTGACTAAATGTGGACTCTGAGTTTTAATTTGtctacaaaatgacaaaatgcaaatgtttataAGGTGTTgcatatttgtgaaaaaaatgttttttaggaAGTAACAATAATACACAATTTAGTTTGTAGTGCTTTGATGAGTTAACCGTTAATGATGAAGcgataaactgtttttagtgaGTATAAATTGGGGTCACCAAGTGAGACTAGTTAtcatctttttacttttaaacttttgtaaACAAATTATCTACAAGTTTTATATTTCTACACTTTAGGTAGgtcaaaatatattataataattacTATTATAGTTATTTCCAGAATAAGTGAAGTTATACAAAACCAAAATtttgaaagtaataaaataggtttaatctttttttattttaaatatgaaaaagtcttgtttttatgcaagtatttatttatcttgCCAAATAGTTGGAAGCAATTGCAGAACCAAATAAGTCTTATCATTCAAAATACACAAGCTGAttttataaaatgatttcagGAAGACTCATCTGGActaatgaatattttattaatgtctTATAAGCTTACAGATAATATTTTcccattttaatatttacaaagaaaGCACAAATACAAATGTAGAAATGTGGACTTgactttaatataaataaagctAGTGATGTAAATGGCTTTGAAATGTTGTTGAGCTTTACAGACATGTTCCCAGATTTAACAAATATTGCATTAGTGCTCTGTACGTTCTGTTGTTTCAGTGCTCCACGTACCAACAGCATGCCACACAATCAGCTCAGATGGGAAGAAAATATTCCAAAGTAAGAACTGAGTTCAGTCAAAATAACCAAACAGAAACCCAGAAGTTTTTAGGGTTTGCTGCAGACGTTTTCTTTTGCTGCAAACTCCCCAGTGAGTCAGTATATCCAAACATTAAGATGGCCTTTGGATACACACGCTGCCTGGCTGGAGTCGTTCATGTTTTTCCCGGATGCCACTTG is a window of Kryptolebias marmoratus isolate JLee-2015 linkage group LG10, ASM164957v2, whole genome shotgun sequence DNA encoding:
- the pax1a gene encoding paired box protein Pax-1a, producing the protein MEQTYGEVNQLGGVFVNGRPLPNAIRLRIVELAQIGIRPCDISRQLRVSHGCVSKILARYNETGSILPGAIGGSKPRVTTPNVVKNIREYKQSDPGIFAWEIRDRLLADGVCDKYNVPSVSSISRILRNKIGNLSQPSQYESSKQASAQAGLSYNHIYPYSYPNTMSPTGTKMGSPPGVPVTAGHVSISRAWPSPHTVNNILGLRAFMDPTAIAGAEGYPPKMEEWSSVNRAAFPAPHAVNGIDKSAIDADIKYAQPSSTLSSYVSACAYSPSNQYGVYSGPAGGYVAPGHHHWQPQSPALSHPGSGMNMHAGEIHSPMAFKHQIREGDRKPPSPLSKQQQQHEDLNSVHGLSLTTSSS